The window ACATCGAGGTAGGTTTTAGCCCCTTCCTCAATAAGATCCAGCTCATCTTCCAGGTGAGCCGTGAACTGGACATCCACCAATCTGGGGAATCTGGAAACGAGGTAGTCGTTTACGCCCATGCCCAGGGAGGTTGGGAAGAACTTTTTCCTGTCCTCCATGATGACATATTTTCTTTTCCTGATCGTATCCAGAATAGCCGCATAGGTGCTAGGCCGCCCTATCCCCTTTTCCTCCATAGTTTTGACCAGGGTGGCTTCCGTATACCGCGGCGGGGGTTGGGTTGTTTTCATTTCGGCATCAACTTCGATCAGCTTCAGGTCCTGTCCCACTGTCATCGGCGGAAGGCTGACCTCTCCGTCATTGTTGTCGTCCCGGCCCTCTTCGTAAAGTGCCGTAAAGCCCGGGAAGAGAACCCTCTGGCCGGACACCGACAGGCCGATAGAGCCAGCCGTTATCTGAACCTTGGTCCGCTCGATCCGCGCGTTTTCCATCTGGGATGCCAGGAAGCGCTTGTAGATGAGTTCGTAAAGCCTGGCCTGGTCCTTTTCAAGGTAGGAGAATACTTCTTCGGGTCTCAGGTCCGGCTGACTCGGTCTGACCGCTTCGTGGGCATCCTGTGCCCCCTTCCGGTTGCGGTACCGGCGGGGAGATTCCGGGACATATTCCTTGCCGAAGCGTTGGGCGATCTGTTCCCTTGCCGATTCCAGGGCCTGGTCGGAGACGCGCACAGAGTCTGTCCGCATATAGGTTATGAGCCCCATGGTGCCCCTGTCACCCAGGGTGATACCTTCGTAAAGCTGCTGGGCTACCATCATGGTTTTCTTGGCAGTAAATCCCAGTTTTCGGGCTGCTTCCTGCTGCAGGGTGCTGGTGATGAATGGGGGGGGAGGGGATTTCTTGCCCTCCTTAACATCCAGGTTGCTGACGATATGGGTCTCTTGCTGGAGTACGGTCCGGATTCTGGTGGCAGTGGCTTCGTCGGCAATGCGGCCGTTTTTCAGGGTTGTTGCCCCATCGTCCATAGAGACAACCCTGGCCTTCACGACGGGGGGCTGACCGGCCTCCAATATGGAGTGAACAAGCCAGTAATCCTCAGGAATAAAGGCCTGGATCTCCCGCTCCCTCTCACACACGAGTCGGAGGGCTACCGATTGAACACGTCCTGCCGAAAGGCCTCTCTGTATCCTTTTCCACAGCACAGGGCTTAGCTTGTACCCGACCAGACGATCAATGGCCCGCCGGGCCTGCTGAGCGTGAAACTTCTGGTCGTCAGGCTTTCCGGGGGCCTCCAGGGCCTTCAGTATCCCGTTTTTGGTTATCTCGTGGAAAAGGACTCTGTAGACCCTGTCATCGGGGAGTTTGAGGTGTTCGCTTATCAGGATGCCAATGGCCTCCCCCTCGCGGTCCGGGTCGGTAGCGAGGAGGACCCGTCCGGCATTCCTGGCGGCTTTGGTTATCTCACTGAGAACCTTTTTCTTGCTTGGGATGACAAGGTTTTTGAGGGTGAACCCCTTTTCGGGGTCCACGGCAAGCTCCTTGGTCGGAAGGTCGATGACGTGACCGTTGGAGGAAAGAACGTCATAACCTTTTCCCAGGATCTTTCCGATTGTTTTTGCCTTGGTAGGTGATTCGACGATTATTAGATCTTTGGCCATAGGTTTTTTCCTTAATTGGAAACAGCAGTGGATCGTAAACAGTAAACGGGAACTCCAGCTTTTCACTTTGCACCGTTCACAGATCGGCGAAGCAACGGGATTTAAGTTTGCT of the bacterium genome contains:
- the topA gene encoding type I DNA topoisomerase, whose product is MAKDLIIVESPTKAKTIGKILGKGYDVLSSNGHVIDLPTKELAVDPEKGFTLKNLVIPSKKKVLSEITKAARNAGRVLLATDPDREGEAIGILISEHLKLPDDRVYRVLFHEITKNGILKALEAPGKPDDQKFHAQQARRAIDRLVGYKLSPVLWKRIQRGLSAGRVQSVALRLVCEREREIQAFIPEDYWLVHSILEAGQPPVVKARVVSMDDGATTLKNGRIADEATATRIRTVLQQETHIVSNLDVKEGKKSPPPPFITSTLQQEAARKLGFTAKKTMMVAQQLYEGITLGDRGTMGLITYMRTDSVRVSDQALESAREQIAQRFGKEYVPESPRRYRNRKGAQDAHEAVRPSQPDLRPEEVFSYLEKDQARLYELIYKRFLASQMENARIERTKVQITAGSIGLSVSGQRVLFPGFTALYEEGRDDNNDGEVSLPPMTVGQDLKLIEVDAEMKTTQPPPRYTEATLVKTMEEKGIGRPSTYAAILDTIRKRKYVIMEDRKKFFPTSLGMGVNDYLVSRFPRLVDVQFTAHLEDELDLIEEGAKTYLDVLQAFYDLFATNLTSVEEKDEDFTWGETDLKCPDCGQSLMVKVSGRTGEFLACGGYPECRFTSDFERTSDGKFHLAKSEERPEKCPECDSPMNLKQGPTGPFLGCSSYPECKGTRPLTTGVGCPREGCDGQMVVRRTRKGKTFFSCSAYPKCDFAVWDEPVQTPCPACEFPMMTRRSTKKGDVLICADKECGHKVQGDESD